One genomic region from Yarrowia lipolytica chromosome 1C, complete sequence encodes:
- a CDS encoding uncharacterized protein (Converted to coding from non-coding YALI0C14432g, similar to uniprot|O74395 Schizosaccharomyces pombe MFS efflux transporter of unknown specificity) codes for MDKVIQKKEQWGEKLENLICFHPWIRIIFFSKAQIKHYPKKRFNTNAKERGWTRPIIIVGWFLVYLYAASKAIAEHVYPTMAPLATSHFSGLSLLSSQAVVQSSIFIVTRPAFAKISDHIGRLEGWTLVILAHLLGSVLFAAAPNIGCYFAGTVFWEIGTVGGHLMTELYASDTSTINTRIIFSSFIQSPNIWGPYAAAPIVGAILKVATWRWGYGMFAIILPVCSLGIIVLFSMMRVKEIRLGARGDFYTPGGVKRFLLSFDIVGLVMLCAGTILFFFPITLAAGTEKWSKPSFIVMLTLGSFLMAVFPLWELYGARSPLISWKLFRNRVMICSCIILFFSSMSNKLSVPYYITWLLVVRGYSPKAATNISSALTVSNNAFGILFAAPYLWWNGKPKHMMVLGTCLYFVGTGLTYRFRRAHSGLGILIISQIIEGVGRGTLYIPCGTMAQAMFDKHKVAKVTAVYFTMGGIGQIIGDAILGAIYRELYPRYIHKYAPDIPKKDRNMIIEKIKKATKFPMGSKVRNEINHAFEETMKHMLYGTFACASMIFLTALCYPSIDFKEDGSDNVVVGDDIEPDDYRIETRSESEEEHSEEPSEKFDELHSDSLEGQEGYLKE; via the coding sequence ATGGATAAAGTCattcagaagaaggagcagtGGGGCGAGAAACTCGAGAACCTCATCTGCTTCCACCCGTGGATCAgaatcatcttcttctccaaggccCAGATCAAACACTACCCCAAAAAGAGATTCAACACCAACGCCAAAGAACGAGGATGGACCCGGCCAATCATTATTGTCGGCTGGTTTCTCGTCTACCTGTACGCAGCAAGTAAAGCTATTGCTGAACATGTCTACCCAACCATGGCGCCCCTGGCCACCTCCCATTTCTCTGGGTTGTCTCTACTGTCCAGTCAGGCGGTGGTACAatcctccatcttcatcgtcaCCCGGCCCGCCTTTGCCAAAATCTCGGACCATATCGGACGTCTGGAGGGCTGGACTCTGGTTATTCTCGCACATCTTCTGGGCTCAGTGCTGTTCGCCGCCGCCCCTAACATTGGCTGCTACTTTGCAGGCACCGTTTTCTGGGAGATCGGAACGGTTGGAGGCCATCTCATGACCGAGTTGTACGCATCAGACAcctccaccatcaacacccgaatcatcttctcgtcgtTCATCCAATCGCCCAACATCTGGGGCCCCTACGCCGCGGCGCCCATCGTAGGTGCTATCCTCAAGGTGGCCACCTGGAGATGGGGCTACGGAATGTTCGCCATCATTCTCCCTGTCTGTTCGCTCGGAATCATTGTCTTGTTTTCAATGATGCGAGTCAAGGAGATCCGACTTGGAGCCCGCGGAGACTTTTACACCCCCGGCGGAGTCAAGCGGTTCCTTCTGTCCTTCGATATCGTTGGACTGGTGATGCTGTGCGCCGGAACtattctcttcttcttccccaTCACTCTGGCAGCAGGAACGGAGAAATGGTCCAAGCCCAGCTTCATCGTCATGCTGACGCTCGGAAGTTTCCTCATGGCCGTCTTCCCTCTGTGGGAGCTATACGGAGCCCGTTCTCCCCTAATCTCGTGGAAACTCTTCCGAAACCGAGTCATGATCTGCTCCTGCAtcattctcttcttctccagtaTGTCCAACAAGCTGTCGGTGCCCTACTACATCACCTGGCTGCTTGTGGTCCGAGGATACAGCCCCAAGGCCGCTACCAATATCTCCAGTGCCCTGACGGTGTCCAACAACGCCTTTGGCATTCTCTTTGCCGCCCCCTACCTCTGGTGGAACGGAAAGCCCAAGCACATGATGGTGCTGGGAACCTGTCTCTACTTTGTGGGAACCGGACTCACATACCGATTTCGACGGGCTCACTCGGGCCTAGGcattctcatcatctcACAGATCATCGAAGGAGTGGGACGAGGAACTCTCTACATCCCCTGTGGAACCATGGCCCAGGCCATGTTTGACAAACACAAGGTCGCCAAGGTCACCGCCGTCTACTTCACCATGGGCGGAATTGGACAGATTATCGGAGACGCCATTCTCGGCGCCATCTACCGAGAATTGTACCCACGATACATCCACAAGTACGCACCCGATatccccaagaaggaccgAAACATGATcattgagaagatcaagaaggcAACCAAGTTTCCTATGGGCTCCAAGGTGCGAAACGAAATCAACCACGCCTTTGAGGAGACCATGAAACACATGCTGTACGGCACCTTTGCCTGCGCTTCCATGATCTTTCTCACCGCCTTGTGCTATCCCTCTATCGATTTCAAGGAAGACGGTAGTGATAACGTGGTTGTGGGAGACGATATTGAGCCCGACGACTATAGAATTGAGACCCGATCTGAAAGTGAGGAGGAACATAGCGAGGAGCCCTCTGAAAAGTTTGACGAACTTCACTCAGACTCTCTCGAAGGCCAGGAGGGATACCTGAAAGAGTAG
- a CDS encoding uncharacterized protein (Compare to YALI0C14410g, similar to Saccharomyces cerevisiae PNT1 (YOR266W); ancestral locus Anc_8.715, weakly similar to DEHA-IPF3701.1 Debaryomyces hansenii) produces MIRARYTSLRLAGAVKPRAGDRGRPLLGVTQMSQISSTAPPPESHKNQPSPLPFYDTHQEQSEAYSKRQRQPLFVATRNMGLFPLVDCERSLDQALKSKVFQQNWFAADYDADLVNAPTTLTITEAEIDRQRREKEAKKAAKKTANKAPDSSNTADTTKPTQSPQTPSKFKQLTALAKVALTVYKSGIKNVWINRSQAKQLLKKYAASNKTDITDAVLEHYFYNQVATHKRIFSTVTGELTLHKRDKEIARERDNNRRKIEVNILPPDGEALTRSEYQLILRTARDFPKLPLFVVVFCICFEFTPLVVLAFPQVLPGTCVIPSQARKMLEVRSKATRDLLKLKGETQPAHSTYHLNKDQLHAICKALKLTASMVPINWYPTSWLQTRVENHMKQVRADDILIAKSGGAWNMSLAELQQACLDRGIPVIAEDGTAYNVDWMRVNIFYWIVNYSRGRYDAGYLFADFEDLHPEEASQVMYLRDEYDWSLVNLKRP; encoded by the coding sequence ATGATCAGGGCGAGATACACGAGTCTGCGGCTGGCCGGCGCCGTGAAGCCCCGGGCCGGAGACCGGGGACGGCCGCTGCTGGGGGTGACTCAAATGAGTCAAATCAGCTCCACCGCCCCTCCACCCGAGTCGCACAAGAACCAGCCGTCGCCACTGCCGTTCTACGACACCCATCAGGAGCAGTCCGAGGCGTATAGCAAGCGACAGCGGCAGCCGCTGTTTGTGGCGACCCGCAACATGGGTCTGTTCCCCCTGGTGGACTGCGAACGATCGCTGGATCAGGCGCTCAAAAGCAAGGTGTTCCAGCAAAACTGGTTTGCGGCCGACTACGACGCGGACCTGGTCAACGCACCAACAACATTGACAATCACAGAGGCCGAGATCGACCGACAAAGGCgcgagaaggaggccaaaAAGGCAGCCAAAAAGACGGCCAACAAGGCGCccgacagcagcaacaccGCAGACACCACCAAACCAACACaatcaccacaaacaccatcCAAGTTCAAACAGCTGACCgctctggccaaggtggCTCTTACAGTGTACAAGTCCGGCATCAAAAACGTCTGGATCAACCGCAGCCAagccaagcagctgctcaaaaagTACGCCGCCTCCAACAAGACCGATATCACCGACGCCGTACTTGAACACTACTTCTACAACCAGGTGGCCACCCACAAACGCATCTTTTCAACCGTGACCGGCGAGCTGACGTTACACAAGCGAGACAAAGAAATCGCCCGAGAGCGAGACAACAACCGCCGCAAGATTGAGGTCAACATCCTACCACCAGACGGAGAGGCTCTCACGCGGTCCGAATACCAGCTCATTCTGCGAACCGCGCGCGACTTCCCCAAACTGCCGCTTTTCGTGGTGGTATTTTGCATCTGCTTCGAGTTCACACCGCTGGTGGTTCTCGCATTCCCACAGGTTCTTCCAGGCACATGTGTGATCCCTTCCCAGGCCCGCAAGATGCTGGAGGTCCGGTCCAAGGCCACTCGcgatctgctcaagctcaagggcgAGACCCAGCCCGCTCACTCGACATACCATCTGAACAAGGACCAATTGCACGCAATTTGCAAAGCCCTCAAGCTCACAGCCTCCATGGTGCCTATCAACTGGTATCCAACTTCGTGGCTGCAGACCCGTGTGGAAAACCACATGAAGCAGGTGCGTGCAGACGACATTCTCATTGCAAAGAGCGGAGGAGCATGGAACATGTCTCTTGCTGAGCTACAGCAGGCGTGTTTGGATCGAGGCATTCCTGTGATTGCCGAGGACGGAACCGCATACAACGTCGACTGGATGCGAGTCAACATCTTCTACTGGATCGTCAATTACTCACGAGGTCGCTACGATGCAGGATACCTGTTTGCGGACTTTGAGGATCTGCATCCCGAGGAGGCGTCGCAGGTCATGTATCTGCGAGATGAGTACGATTGGTCGCTGGTGAATCTCAAGCGACCTTGA
- a CDS encoding uncharacterized protein (Compare to YALI0C14344g, highly similar to uniprot|O93968 Candida boidinii Formate dehydrogenase (EC 1.2.1.2)): MKVLLVLYDAGSHAKDEPKLLGCTENELGIRDWLESQGHTLVTTSSKDGAHSVLDKEIVDADVVITTPFHPGYINKERIDKAKKLKICITAGVGSDHVDLDAANARDISVLEVTGSNVQSVAEHVVMTMLVLVRNFVPAHEQIIEGGWNVAAVAKDSYDLEGKVIGTVGGGRIGQRVLKRCKPFDPMEMLYYDYQAMPADVEKEIGCRRVESLEEMLSLCDVVTINCPLHASTKGLFNKELISHMKDGAWLVNTARGAICVTEDIVDALELGKIRGYGGDVWFPQPASKDHPWRTMRNKYGGGNAMTPHISGTSIDAQGRYAEGTKKILEVFFSGKQNYRPQDIICINGHYGTKAYGDDKEHKEHQQK, from the coding sequence ATGAaggtccttcttgttctaTACGATGCCGGCTCCCACGCCAAGGATGAGCCAAAGCTACTTGGATGCACCGAGAACGAGCTCGGAATCAGAGACTGGCTCGAGTCACAGGGCCACACTCTTgtcaccacctcttccaagGACGGTGCCCACTCTGTGCttgacaaggagattgtcgatGCCGATGTAGTCATCACCACCCCTTTCCACCCCGGctacatcaacaaggagcgaatTGACAAGGCCAAAAAGCTCAAGATCTGCATCACCGCTGGTGTTGGCTCCGACCACGTCGATCTCGACGCAGCCAACGCCCGAGATATCTCTGTTCTTGAGGTAACTGGTTCTAATGTCCAGTCTGTCGCAGAGCACGTCGTTATGACcatgctggtgctggtcCGAAACTTTGTGCCCGCCCACGAGCAGATCATCGAGGGCGGCTGGAATGTGGCTGCTGTCGCCAAGGACTCGTACGATCTCGAGGGAAAGGTCATTGGCACCGTTGGAGGCGGTCGAATCGGCCAGCGAGTGCTCAAGCGATGCAAGCCCTTTGACCCCATGGAGATGCTCTACTACGACTACCAGGCTATGCCAGCtgatgtggagaaggagattggaTGCCGACGAgtcgagtctctggaggagatgctcTCTCTCTGTGACGTTGTCACCATCAACTGTCCCCTTCACGCCTCCACCAAGGGtctcttcaacaaggagctcattTCCCACATGAAGGACGGCGCTTGGCTCGTCAACACTGCTCGAGGAGCCATCTGCGTCACCGAGGACATTGTCGACGCTCTCGAGTTGGGCAAGATCCGAGGATATGGCGGTGACGTCTGGTTCCCCCAGCCTGCCTCCAAGGACCACCCCTGGAGAACCATGCGAAATAAGTACGGCGGTGGAAACGCCATGACTCCCCACATCTCCGGCACTTCCATCGACGCCCAGGGCCGATACGCTGAGGGTACCAAGAAGATCCTCGAGGTCTTTTTCTCGGGAAAGCAGAATTACAGACCCCAGGATATCATCTGTATCAACGGCCATTATGGTACAAAGGCCTACGgtgacgacaaggagcacAAGGAGCACCAGCAGAAGTGA
- a CDS encoding uncharacterized protein (Compare to YALI0C14322g, similar to uniprot|Q8D976 Vibrio vulnificus Uncharacterized protein conserved in bacteria): MFPSLVRNAQKRLAAVWMRGGTSKGLFFNKQDVPVDFSELEKTLLKAIGSPDPYKRQLNGMGGATSSTSKIVIINQSKDAAYDVDYNFGHVSLDKPIIDWTGNCGNLTAAVAHYAIEERLVKEKPQEEGDSLVQKVRIWQTNVDQRIIAHVPVSKEDGLPIYEGEDTLDGVSGTARAFRIDFLKPSSGKTLPTDNAIDTLTLKDGSTIEASLVNAGNPTVFVRAADLGLKGTELPPQLSDPKFLAKIEDIRQQGAYTMGLVDTPEDAAKRPATPKVSFVSKPQTYRRLDGETMEATDIDVTARIFSMGIPHGAYTGTGAVAIGIAALLEGSVVNEMATKTPDGMLRVGHTSGLLVTGGVLEDDGKQAAAASLIRTARRLMDGHVYV; the protein is encoded by the coding sequence ATGTTCCCCAGTCTTGTCAGAAACGCCCAAAAACGGCTCGCCGCAGTCTGGATGCGAGGAGGAACGTCCAAGGGGCTGTTTTTCAACAAACAGGACGTTCCGGTGGACTTTTCCGAGCTCGAAAAGACGCTGTTGAAGGCGATTGGCTCGCCAGACCCGTACAAACGGCAGCTCAACGGTATGGGCGGGGCAACATCCAGCACGTCGAAaatcgtcatcatcaaccAAAGCAAAGATGCAGCCTACGACGTGGACTACAACTTTGGTCATGTGAGTCTCGACAAGCCGATCATCGACTGGACCGGCAATTGTGGTAATCTGACGGCGGCAGTGGCCCATTACGCCATTGAGGAGCGGCtggtgaaggagaagccACAGGAAGAGGGTGACAGCCTGGTCCAAAAGGTGCGAATTTGGCAGACAAACGTGGATCAGCGAATCATTGCCCATGTCCCGGtttccaaggaggacggCCTGCCCATCTATGAAGGAGAGGATACACTGGATGGAGTCTCCGGTACAGCCAGGGCGTTCCGAATCGACTTTCTGAAGCCCTCGTCGGGAAAAACACTTCCTACAGACAACGCTATCGACACACTGACTCTCAAAGACGGATCTACAATCGAGGCTTCTCTGGTCAATGCAGGTAACCCCACGGTGTTTGTGAGAGCAGCTGATCTCGGTCTGAAAGGAACGGAGCTGCCTCCTCAGCTGTCGGATCCCAAGTTTCTCGCAAAAATTGAAGACATTCGACAACAGGGCGCTTACACTATGGGTCTTGTTGACACTCCAGAAGATGCTGCGAAACGACCAGCTACTCCAAAGGTGTCGTTTGTATCCAAGCCCCAAACGTACAGGCGACTGGATGGAGAAACCATGGAAGCAACAGATATTGACGTGACTGCCCGTATTTTCTCAATGGGAATTCCGCACGGAGCATACACTGGTACTGGAGCTGTGGCCATTGGTATTGCTGCGCTGTTGGAGGGGTCGGTGGTGAACGAGATGGCCACAAAGACCCCAGATGGTATGCTCAGGGTCGGCCATACTTCGGGGCTGCTTGTGACGGGTGGTGTGTTGGAGGACGATGGAAAACAGGCGGCTGCAGCGAGTTTGATCAGAACTGCGAGACGGTTGATGGATGGGCATGTTTACGTTTAA
- a CDS encoding uncharacterized protein (Compare to YALI0C14256g, similar to Saccharomyces cerevisiae PAN3 (YKL025C); ancestral locus Anc_2.669, weakly similar to uniprot|P36102 Saccharomyces cerevisiae YKL025c PAN3 component of the PAB1P-dependent poly(A) ribonuclease) — MQVCVNFIQRRATELQPKVILINRLSAHLSTSPSPPLPHPLVTTSHTPVGALTPKPPNTSFGSHHQVSIAMPKFNINSPSFTPSVVDKAAIDSTGPAAPAAAPAFVPGKSPIDLEQIKNKLTISKDKKENAKSALPKLNPAVAGFTPGASASGSTTPKMATAPSFQPNQTSAINTNSNSSASATSQSGPPGASFQPNQSFQPGAASFQPRFQSGPSQIEPGYDNYYDEMSNGAVMAAAQNQQFPLQYHLYAPHYLSASRQRQLLSHQKTAKDFFLDPHLHQRLHKQSEDLLRVEGSSNLPRFVDKYHSLVLLDSNLNTKENGAPGESPQWVYKCMNGKDGKQYALRRIQGFVLTNEQAMTSVRKWQSIVHPAFVSLCEAFTTRDFGDASLCMIYDFLPSAETLFDLLNRGQQFSRDVIISYLLQLLSVLDTIHSAGLAAKTVDPTKILVCGPGRVRLNCCGLYDVINFDKDENVTLFQQQDLRNLGLLVLCLACNSVEATKNVEQSLTRLDSELQEIVQYLLSSNTSKTASRVLASLTPLLTATFNESLNTNDSLEHELRRELENGRLVRLMAKLNFITERPGPDPEMSQQWSETGDRYLIKLFRDYVFHQQDEMGKPVMDLGHVVRTLNKLDAGIDERITLISRNGQNCLIVSFKDLKQCIESALRDLE; from the coding sequence ATGCAAGTCTGTGTAAATTTTATACAAAGAAGAGCAACGGAATTGCAACCAAAAGTTATCCTCATAAATCGCCTTTCCGCACACTTGTCAacgtctccatctccaccacttCCGCATCCTCTCGTGACCACCAGCCACACGCCTGTGGGTGCCCTAACCCCCAAACCTCCCAACACGTCCTTCGGTTCTCATCACCAGGTCTCCATTGCTATGCCGAAATTTAACATCAACTCGCCGAGTTTCACTCCCAGTGTGGTGGACAAGGCGGCTATCGACTCCACGGGTCCCGCTGCGCCCGCAGCCGCGCCCGCCTTTGTGCCAGGCAAGTCGCCCATCGACCTGGAGCAGATCAAAAACAAACTGACCATCAGcaaagacaagaaggagaatgCGAAAAGCGCACTGCCCAAATTGAACCCTGCCGTGGCCGGCTTCACGCCTGGCGCGTCGGCTTCAGGCTCAACCACGCCCAAAATGGCCACAGCACCCAGCTTCCAACCCAACCAGACATCGGCcatcaacacaaacagcaacagcagtgCGTCAGCAACGTCTCAGAGTGGCCCTCCCGGCGCCTCCTTTCAACCCAACCAGTCGTTCCAGCCAGGCGCAGCCTCATTCCAACCGCGTTTTCAGTCCGGACCGTCTCAAATCGAACCTGGATACGACAACTACTACGATGAAATGAGTAACGGAGCAGTCATGGCAGCAGCGCAGAACCAGCAGTTCCCCCTGCAGTACCATCTGTACGCACCCCACTACCTATCTGCATCgcgacaacgacaacttCTGTCCCACCAGAAGACAGCAAAGGACTTCTTTCTGGACCCTCACCTCCACCAGCGCCTACACAAGCAATCCGAGGACCTGCTCAGGGTCGAGGGCTCGTCCAACCTGCCGCGGTTCGTCGACAAGTACCATTCATTGGTGTTGCTGGACTCCAATCTCAACACCAAAGAAAACGGAGCTCCAGGAGAATCGCCTCAGTGGGTGTACAAATGCATGAACGGCAAGGACGGAAAACAGTATGCGCTACGGCGCATTCAGGGATTTGTGCTTACCAATGAACAGGCCATGACCAGCGTAAGAAAGTGGCAGAGCATTGTGCACCCtgcgtttgtgtctctgtgCGAGGCCTTCACCACCCGAGATTTTGGAGACGCGTCTCTGTGCATGATTTACGATTTTTTACCTTCGGCAGAAACGCTTTTCGACCTGCTCAACCGTGGTCAGCAGTTTTCCCGTGACGTGATCATCTCGTATCTCCTGCAACTGCTGTCTGTGCTGGATACCATTCATTCTGCTGGCTTGGCTGCCAAGACCGTGGACCCCACAAAGATTCTGGTCTGTGGCCCCGGGCGAGTCCGACTGAACTGCTGCGGACTTTATGACGTGATCAATTTTGACAAAGACGAGAACGTTACGCTTTTCCAGCAACAGGATCTTCGAAACCTCGGTCTGCTGGTCCTCTGCTTGGCATGCAACTCTGTGGAGGCCACTAAGAATGTTGAGCAGAGTCTCACTCGTCTTGACAGTGAACTTCAGGAGATTGTGCAGTATCTGCTGTCTTCCAACACATCCAAGACTGCCTCTAGAGTGCTGGCATCTCTAACTCCTCTTCTGACGGCCACGTTCAATGAGTCTCTCAACACCAACGATTCTCTGGAACACGAGTTGCGTCGAGAGCTGGAAAACGGACGGTTGGTGCGGCTCATGGCCAAGCTCAACTTCATTACTGAGCGGCCCGGGCCTGATCCAGAAATGTCCCAGCAGTGGTCCGAGACTGGAGATCGGTATTTGATCAAGTTATTCAGAGACTATGTTTTCCATCAGCAGGACGAGATGGGTAAGCCGGTTATGGATCTGGGTCATGTTGTGCGAACGCTGAACAAGCTGGACGCCGGAATTGATGAGAGAATCACTCTGATCAGCAGGAACGGACAGAACTGTCTTATTGTGTCCTTCAAGGACCTGAAGCAGTGTATCGAGAGTGCGTTGAGGGATCTCGAGTAG
- a CDS encoding uncharacterized protein (Compare to YALI0C14388g, similar to uniprot|O74529 Schizosaccharomyces pombe Probable methyltransferase): MSDPWNAKKYTEDAAFVPQLTSVVQQWLDPQSSDSILDIGCGDGKLTQDLSKRCESIFGIDNSSNMVELSQSRGLNAEVVDCSKLDQWNHSHKYSKVFSNATFHWILSQTKTDSQRVAVFKKIHHLLQPGGTFVCEMGGFGNVAEIQAAFIMAVEKFGNKTVEQAAAASPWYFPHEHVIAKFLQEAGFSVEKIERVYRSTELAEGEGLRKWLELFGFNFLSEIDESKRSAALDYIVDTLKTTNYEPHSKKWYAGYVRLRWVARAN, from the coding sequence ATGTCAGATCCCTGGAACGCCAAGAAATACACAGAGGACGCGGCGTTTGTGCCTCAGCTCACCTCTGTCGTGCAGCAATGGCTCGATCCGCAATCTTCAGACTCCATCCTTGACATTGGATGTGGAGACGGCAAGCTGACCCAGGATCTCAGCAAGCGGTGCGAGTCCATTTTCGGAATTGACAACTCGTCCAACATGGTCGAGCTCAGCCAAAGCCGCGGTCTCAACgccgaggtggtggactgTTCAAAGCTGGACCAGTGGAACCACTCTCACAAGTACTCCAAGGTGTTTTCCAACGCCACTTTCCATTGGATTTTGTCGCAGACTAAGACGGATTCCCAGCGAGTGGCAGTATTCAAGAAGATCCACCACCTGCTCCAGCCCGGAGGCACCTTTGTGTGTGAAATGGGCGGGTTCGGAAACGTGGCCGAGATCCAGGCCGCTTTCATTATGGCCGTGGAGAAGTTTGGAAACAAAACCGTTGAgcaggctgctgctgcctcgCCATGGTACTTTCCCCATGAACATGTTATTGCAAAATTTCTCCAGGAAGCGGGCTTTTCGGTCGAGAAGATTGAGCGAGTCTACCGATCTACTGAGCTCGCAGAAGGCGAGGGGCTTCGAAAGTGGCTGGAGTTGTTCGGATTCAACTTCCTGAGCGAGATTGATGAAAGCAAGCGGTCCGCGGCTCTTGATTACATTGTCGATACcctcaagaccaccaaCTACGAACCTCATTCCAAAAAGTGGTATGCGGGTTACGTTAGATTGAGATGGGTTGCCCGAGCCAACTGA